Proteins encoded by one window of Quercus lobata isolate SW786 unplaced genomic scaffold, ValleyOak3.0 Primary Assembly Scq3eQI_192, whole genome shotgun sequence:
- the LOC115973350 gene encoding zinc finger BED domain-containing protein RICESLEEPER 2-like: MDSSTNAPFVSTQADGATATQADGVTATVTQEAAAATQAEATDGELPLVPPSVVSKTDTGSGRKKSLAWNHFEKVKVDEGVTMAVCNYCKKSYLVDSKSCGTGNLLAHVTIYPKKTNKEDKGQKTLAFEPKNDGDEGFKLVSTTFSVEASRKALAEMIIIDELPFRCVEGYEFKKYVTTLQPKLRLKDIPSRQTVARDVIGIYNSEREKLRKSLKGCRVCLTMDTWTSLQNLNYMCLTCHFIDDAWKLHKRILNFCQVEDHKGETIGRKIEMSLREWGIDGIFTLTVDNASSNLTTIKFLQRVTKDWKRTVLENELMHMRCCAHILNLIVGEGLKKIDASVARVREAVRYVKSSPNRNQTFRNFMERLGMESKSLLCLDVPTRWNSTYLMLGIAEKFEKVFLRMDFEDDGYLSYFRSKEDSGGLGSPCISDFQNCRAFMTFLRLFYNATKKFSGSLYVTSNAFFDEIFVIQESISHLVKSQNTLLKNTATNMQTKFEKYWGEDDKINPLLYVAVVLDPQKKSRFLKFSLTEIYGNKVGNVMVDKVKALLMKLYTFFCSVNSPNVQELSGGCSNEVDKYLAENCDGRRDVNFEVLGWWKDNSSRYPMLSKVAKDVLAVSVLTVASDSAFSTGGCIVDPFRSSLSPLMVQNLVCARNWLQATVPISHRQLRDEVEALEEEFHL; encoded by the exons ATGGATTCCTCCACTAATGCTCCCTTTGTTTCTACACAAGCGGATGGTGCTACTGCCACCCAAGCGGATGGTGTTACTGCCACTGTCACCCAAGAGGCTGCTGCTGCAACCCAAGCTGAAGCTACTGATGGTGAGTTGCCCCTAGTTCCACCTAGTGTAGTGAGTAAAACTGATACTGGTAGTGGTAGGAAAAAGTCTTTAGCTTGGaatcattttgaaaaagtaaaggTAGACGAGGGTGTCACTATGGCTGTAtgtaattattgtaaaaaatcatatttggtTGATAGTAAGAGTTGTGGTACTGGTAATTTGTTAGCTCATGTGACAATCTATCCTAAGAAGACTAATAAAGAAGATAAAGGGCAGAAAACCTTAgcttttgaacccaaaaatgatGGAGATGAAGGGTTCAAACTTGTGTCAACAACTTTTTCTGTTGAGGCTTCTAGAAAGGCACTAGCTGAAATGATAATAATTGATGAGTTGCCTTTTAGGTGTGTTGAGGGTTATGAGTTTAAGAAATATGTAACTACCTTACAACCTAAGCTTCGTCTAAAAGATATTCCATCTCGACAAACTGTGGCTAGAGATGTGATTGGAATTTataatagtgagagagagaagctaaGGAAATCCTTGAAGGGTTGTAGGGTGTGTCTTACTATGGACACATGGACTTCTctacaaaatttgaattatatgtGTCTCACATGTCACTTTATTGATGATGCTTGGAAGTTGCATaagagaattttaaatttttgtcaagttgaaGATCATAAGGGGGAGACTATAGGTAGAAAGATTGAGATGTCTTTGCGTGAGTGGGGTATTGATGGCATATTCACTTTGACAGTGGATAATGCTAGTTCCAATTTAACcacaattaaatttttacaaagGGTAACAAAAGATTGGAAACGGACAGTTTTAGAAAATGAGTTAATGCACATGAGGTGTTGTGCCCATATCCTAAATCTCATTGTTGGGGAgggtttgaaaaaaattgatgcaTCTGTTGCTAGGGTGCGTGAAGCTGTGAGGTATGTGAAGTCCTCGCCCAATAGAAATCAAACCTTTAGGAATTTTATGGAGAGGTTAGGTATGGAGTCCAAGAGTCTTCTTTGTCTAGATGTACCTACTAGGTGGAACTCAACTTACCTTATGTTAGGAATTGCTGAAAAATTCGAGAAAGTATTCCTTAGGATGGACTTTGAAGATGATGgttatttatcatattttagGAGCAAGGAAGATAGTGGTGGTTTGGGATCTCCTTGTATAAGTGATTTCCAAAATTGTAGGGCATTTATGACTTTCTTGAGGCTTTTTTACAATGCAACAAAGAAGTTCTCTGGCTCTTTGTATGTGACCTCAAATGCCTTTTTTGATGAGATCTTTGTTATTCAGGAGAGTATTTCTCATTTAGTTAAATCCCAAAACACCCTCTTGAAAAACACAGCCACAAACATGCAAACTAAATTTGAGAAGTACTGGGGGGAAGATGATAAAATTAATCCTCTTTTGTATGTGGCTGTGGTTCTTGATCCACAAAAAAAATCGAGGTTTTTGAAGTTCTCTTTAACTGAAATTTATGGGAATAAAGTGGGGAATGTGATGGTTGATAAGGTGAAAGCTCTTTTGATGAAGTTGTATACTTTTTTCTGTTCTGTTAATTCCCCAAATGTGCAAGAACTAAGTGGGG GTTGTAGTAATGAGGTTGACAAGTATTTAGCTGAAAATTGTGATGGTAGAAGGGATGTGAATTTTGAGGTGTTGGGGTGGTGGAAGGACAATTCTAGTAGATACCCAATGTTGTCCAAAGTGGCTAAGGATGTGCTGGCTGTATCAGTTTTGACTGTTGCATCTGATTCAGCATTCAGCACTGGAGGCTGCATTGTTGATCCATTTCGaagttctctctctcctctcatggTTCAAAATCTTGTATGTGCACGAAATTGGCTTCAAGCCACAGTACCAATTTCTCATCGCCAATTAAGGGATGAGGTTGAGGCATTGGAGGAGGAATTTCATCTTTAG
- the LOC115973351 gene encoding receptor-like protein Cf-9, producing MESWKEGTDCCSWDGVTCDSVRGDVIGLDLSCSWLYGTIPFNSSLFLLPHLQWLNLASNNFNYSSISSRFGQFARLKHLDLSHSMFSGKVPLEISQLSQLASLDLSDYNSYLKLEASVVKRLVQNLTKLRGLHLENVEMSTISLGSFMNLSSALTSNCLLRGKLPDHIFRLPNLRKLILTDNPELTWSFPMVNWSTPLRFLDVSRTIYSGELPKSIGKMKFVQHLFMSECEFNGSIPAWIGNLTQLIDLDLSINNFGGEMPSSISNLFVLSYFDLRSNNIHALRIWFGNLTRVTEIFFCTNNFTGQIPSSLSNLKNLTFLGLRYNNIGGRIPNCFANLTKLTAIHLSYNQLTGQFAEFQFSDSLEFLSLDNNRLYGSIPKSISNLVNLSFIDISSNDLNGTVGFNMFKKLKTLLYLNFRANLLHGEIPSSICNVTSIEILDISYNNLSGTIPSCLGNFSNSLVVMDLRRNNFYGTMPGLKHLQRLMGPVPQGKQFGRFQNNAYSGNLGLCGFPLSKNCGIDERPPPPIFQEDNAPMFMSGFGWEAVLLGYGCGLVSGIAMGYFMFKIGKS from the exons ATGGAGTCCTGGAAGGAGGGAACTGATTGCTGCTCATGGGATGGGGTTACGTGTGATAGTGTGAGGGGAGATGTGATAGGCCTTGACCTCAGTTGTAGCTGGCTTTATGGCACCATTCCTTTCAACAGTAGCCTCTTTCTTCTCCCTCACCTGCAATGGCTCAACCTCGCTTCAAACAATTTTAACTATTCCTCCATTTCATCTAGGTTTGGCCAGTTTGCAAGATTGAAACACCTTGACCTTTCTCACTCCATGTTTTCTGGCAAAGTCCCACTTGAAATATCTCAACTCTCCCAACTCGCCTCACTAGATCTCTCTGATTACAATAGCTATCTCAAACTCGAAGCATCTGTTGTGAAGAGGCTTGTCCAAAATCTGACCAAGCTAAGAGGACTTCATCTCGAGAATGTTGAGATGTCCACTATTTCTCTTGGTTCTTTCATGAATCTGTCTTCTGCTTTGACATCCAATTGTTTATTGCGCGGGAAGCTACCTGATCACATTTTCCGACTACCAAACCTGCGTAAGCTTATTCTAACAGATAATCCTGAACTCACATGGTCTTTTCCAATGGTAAATTGGAGCACACCACTAAGGTTTTTGGATGTCTCTCGCACAATTTACTCAGGAGAGTTACCAAAATCAATTGGCAAAATGAAATTCGTACAACATTTGTTTATGAGTGAATGCGAGTTTAATGGGTCCATTCCTGCATGGATTGGCAACCTTACACAACTCATCGATTTGGATTTATCAATTAACAATTTTGGTGGTGAGATGCCATCATCAATTTCAAATCTCTTTGTACTCTCCTACTTCGACCTACGATCCAATAATATTCATG CATTACGAATATGGTTTGGGAATCTCACGAGAGTTACTGAGATTTTCTTTTGTACTAACAACTTTACGGGCCAAATCCCATCATCACTTTCAAACCTAAAGAATCTCACTTTTCTTGGCCTCAGATATAACAACATTGGAGGCAGGATTCCCAATTGTTTTGCCAACCTCACAAAACTCACCGCAATTCACTTGTCTTACAACCAACTCACTGGTCAATTTGCTGAATTTCAATTTAGCGATTCACTGGAGTTTCTCTCATTAGATAATAACAGGCTTTATGGCTCTATTCCAAAGTCTATCTCTAATCTTGTCAACCTTTCATTTATTGATATTTCATCAAATGACTTGAATGGCACTGTGGGCTTTAATATGttcaaaaagctcaaaacaCTTCTATATTTGAACTTCCGTGCCAATCTACTACATGGGGAGATCCCATCTTCGATTTGCAATGTAACTTCCATTGAAATCTTAGACATCTCTTACAACAATTTGAGTGGTACAATTCCTTCATGTTTGGGAAACTTCAGTAATTCTCTTGTAGTCATGGatttgaggaggaataacttcTATGGCACCATGCCTGGCCTGAAACATTTGCAGAGG CTTATGGGACCCGTACCACAAGGAAAACAATTTGGAAGATTTCAAAACAACGCATATAGTGGAAACTTGGGATTGTGTGGATTTCCATTGTCAAAAAATTGTGGCATCGATGAGCGGCCACCACCACCAATATTCCAAGAGGACAACGCTCCAATGTTTATGAGTGGATTTGGTTGGGAGGCTGTGTTATTAGGGTATGGATGTGGACTGGTTTCTGGAATAGCTATGGGGTATTTCATGTTTAAAATTGGAAAATCTTAA